Proteins from a single region of Arctopsyche grandis isolate Sample6627 chromosome 1, ASM5162203v2, whole genome shotgun sequence:
- the LOC143913212 gene encoding uncharacterized protein LOC143913212, with protein sequence MKLFAVAVTLMAILAYVHAATYLIPISEQELEVLLSEEAQLETVGRLVRSPRRKNPYGNGNGNPYGGGNYGGGNPYGNYGNFGAPGGFGKPGGFGGGASQSNADASAATQTTNFQNGGYGLGGFGKPGFGGFGGGFGGSASSANAQSSTFNQGGGFPGFGVSGSQSAANAQTQNFNAGGGGGFGGGASAASANAGTQSFGGGGGGGGGSAANAGAQTQNFNLGDDGGVSGGASSANAASQTQNFSFD encoded by the exons ATGAAGCTCTTCGCAGTAGCCGTTACCCTGATGGCCATATTGGCCTATGTGCATGCCGCCACCTACT tGATTCCGATATCGGAACAAGAGCTTGAAGTTCTGCTGAGCGAAGAAGCCCAATTAGAAACTGTCGGCAGGTTGGTGCGCTCACCTCGTCGCAAAAATCCTTatggaaacggaaacggaaacccATACGGTGGAGGTAATTATGGCGGTGGTAATCCATATGGTAATTATGGAAACTTCGGTGCTCCAGGAGGATTCGGAAAGCCTGGTGGTTTTGGAGGTGGTGCCAGTCAGTCAAATGCTGATGCTTCAGCTGCTACCCAAACTACCAACTTCCAAAATGGTGGATACGGCTTAGGAGGATTTGGCAAACCAGGCTTCGGTGGCTTCGGAGGTGGTTTCGGCGGTAGCGCTTCCTCGGCCAATGCCCAAAGTTCAACCTTCAACCAAGGAGGCGGTTTCCCAGGATTCGGTGTTTCAGGTAGTCAATCGGCAGCTAATGCTCAAACTCAGAACTTCAATGCTGGTGGAGGTGGTGGATTTGGAGGAGGTGCGTCGGCAGCTTCTGCAAATGCTGGAACCCAATCGTTCGGCggtggtggaggtggtggtggtggtagtGCTGCGAATGCTGGAGCTCAAACCCAGAATTTTAACCTTGGAGACGATGGTGGAGTCAGCGGTGGAGCTTCTTCGGCAAACGCAGCTTCCCAGACCCAAAACTTTTCATTCGATTAA
- the LOC143912994 gene encoding uncharacterized protein LOC143912994 isoform X3 has product MMSKLFLIALALVATSLASEAPENGQLLLAEGYSPEVQAIESTGEADNLEPHSRQKRTLLKLKLAKLGLLKGGLLLKGGLVGGGLLGLGAGKLLGAKKGLFLGSALGKGGYGGGYGGGHGGGYGGGYGGGYGGGYGGGYESYDHGGHSDYSGPSYHSAPVYHSAPSVSYYTAPSYNYHSGPSYDSGYDSGSFGHSSGGFGQSGGDFGHSSGGFGQSSGGFGHSGIESFSGPSHSISAPSQAYLPSSDIHVSNSYGTPSINYGEPAPVYGPPGYSKW; this is encoded by the exons ATGATGAGCAAGTTGTTCTTGATCGCTTTGGCCCTAGTCGCTACAAGCCTTGCTTCAGAAGCGCCTGAAAATGGACAACTACTTCTTGCTGAAGGCTATTCCCCGGAG GTACAAGCCATCGAAAGCACCGGCGAAGCAGACAACCTGGAACCACACTCGAGACAAAAACGTACTttgttgaaattgaaattggccAAGCTAGGTCTGCTCAAAGGTGGACTCTTACTAAAAGGTGGACTTGTAGGTGGAGGTCTACTCGGGCTGGGAGCTGGTAAACTCTTAGG AGCCAAGAAAGGACTATTTCTAGGCTCTGCCTTAGGTAAAGGAGGATACGGAGGTGGATATGGAGGTGGACATGGAGGTGGATACGGAG GAGGATACGGAGGAGGATACGGAGGAGGATACGGAGGAGGATACGAAAGCTACGATCATGGTGGTCACAGTGATTATAGTGGTCCATCATACCACAGTGCTCCTGTATACCATAGTGCACCATCCGTCAGTTACTACACTGCTCCATCCTACAACTACCACTCAGGACCATCGTACGACAGTGGTTACGATAGTGGTAGCTTTGGACACTCCAGTGGTGGCTTTGGACAGTCCGGCGGAGATTTTGGGCACTCCAGTGGAGGTTTTGGACAGTCCAGCGGAGGTTTTGGACACTCTGGCATTGAAAGCTTTTCAGGACCAAGTCACTCAATATCAGCACCCAGCCAAGCATATTTGCCTTCATCTGATATTCACGTGTCAAACAGTTACGGAACACCATCTATCAACTATGGAGAACCTGCTCCAGTTTACGGACCACCAGGGTACAGCAA GTGGTAA
- the LOC143912994 gene encoding uncharacterized protein LOC143912994 isoform X2, whose translation MMSKLFLIALALVATSLASEAPENGQLLLAEGYSPEVQAIESTGEADNLEPHSRQKRTLLKLKLAKLGLLKGGLLLKGGLVGGGLLGLGAGKLLGAKKGLFLGSALGKGGYGGGYGGGHGGGYGGGHGGGYGGGYGGGYGGGYGGGYGGGYESYDHGGHSDYSGPSYHSAPVYHSAPSVSYYTAPSYNYHSGPSYDSGYDSGSFGHSSGGFGQSGGDFGHSSGGFGQSSGGFGHSGIESFSGPSHSISAPSQAYLPSSDIHVSNSYGTPSINYGEPAPVYGPPGYSKW comes from the exons ATGATGAGCAAGTTGTTCTTGATCGCTTTGGCCCTAGTCGCTACAAGCCTTGCTTCAGAAGCGCCTGAAAATGGACAACTACTTCTTGCTGAAGGCTATTCCCCGGAG GTACAAGCCATCGAAAGCACCGGCGAAGCAGACAACCTGGAACCACACTCGAGACAAAAACGTACTttgttgaaattgaaattggccAAGCTAGGTCTGCTCAAAGGTGGACTCTTACTAAAAGGTGGACTTGTAGGTGGAGGTCTACTCGGGCTGGGAGCTGGTAAACTCTTAGG AGCCAAGAAAGGACTATTTCTAGGCTCTGCCTTAGGTAAAGGAGGATACGGAGGTGGATATGGAGGTGGACATGGAGGTGGATACGGAGGTGGACATGGGGGTGGATACGGAG GAGGATACGGAGGAGGATACGGAGGAGGATACGGAGGAGGATACGGAGGAGGATACGAAAGCTACGATCATGGTGGTCACAGTGATTATAGTGGTCCATCATACCACAGTGCTCCTGTATACCATAGTGCACCATCCGTCAGTTACTACACTGCTCCATCCTACAACTACCACTCAGGACCATCGTACGACAGTGGTTACGATAGTGGTAGCTTTGGACACTCCAGTGGTGGCTTTGGACAGTCCGGCGGAGATTTTGGGCACTCCAGTGGAGGTTTTGGACAGTCCAGCGGAGGTTTTGGACACTCTGGCATTGAAAGCTTTTCAGGACCAAGTCACTCAATATCAGCACCCAGCCAAGCATATTTGCCTTCATCTGATATTCACGTGTCAAACAGTTACGGAACACCATCTATCAACTATGGAGAACCTGCTCCAGTTTACGGACCACCAGGGTACAGCAA GTGGTAA
- the LOC143912994 gene encoding uncharacterized protein LOC143912994 isoform X1 produces the protein MMSKLFLIALALVATSLASEAPENGQLLLAEGYSPEVQAIESTGEADNLEPHSRQKRTLLKLKLAKLGLLKGGLLLKGGLVGGGLLGLGAGKLLGAKKGLFLGSALGKGGYGGGYGGGHGGGYGGGHGGGYGGGYGGGYGGGYDGGYGGGYGGGYGGGYGGGYGGGYESYDHGGHSDYSGPSYHSAPVYHSAPSVSYYTAPSYNYHSGPSYDSGYDSGSFGHSSGGFGQSGGDFGHSSGGFGQSSGGFGHSGIESFSGPSHSISAPSQAYLPSSDIHVSNSYGTPSINYGEPAPVYGPPGYSKW, from the exons ATGATGAGCAAGTTGTTCTTGATCGCTTTGGCCCTAGTCGCTACAAGCCTTGCTTCAGAAGCGCCTGAAAATGGACAACTACTTCTTGCTGAAGGCTATTCCCCGGAG GTACAAGCCATCGAAAGCACCGGCGAAGCAGACAACCTGGAACCACACTCGAGACAAAAACGTACTttgttgaaattgaaattggccAAGCTAGGTCTGCTCAAAGGTGGACTCTTACTAAAAGGTGGACTTGTAGGTGGAGGTCTACTCGGGCTGGGAGCTGGTAAACTCTTAGG AGCCAAGAAAGGACTATTTCTAGGCTCTGCCTTAGGTAAAGGAGGATACGGAGGTGGATATGGAGGTGGACATGGAGGTGGATACGGAGGTGGACATGGGGGTGGATACGGAGGTGGATACGGAGGTGGATATGGAGGAGGATACGATGGAGGATACGGAGGAGGATACGGAGGAGGATACGGAGGAGGATACGGAGGAGGATACGGAGGAGGATACGAAAGCTACGATCATGGTGGTCACAGTGATTATAGTGGTCCATCATACCACAGTGCTCCTGTATACCATAGTGCACCATCCGTCAGTTACTACACTGCTCCATCCTACAACTACCACTCAGGACCATCGTACGACAGTGGTTACGATAGTGGTAGCTTTGGACACTCCAGTGGTGGCTTTGGACAGTCCGGCGGAGATTTTGGGCACTCCAGTGGAGGTTTTGGACAGTCCAGCGGAGGTTTTGGACACTCTGGCATTGAAAGCTTTTCAGGACCAAGTCACTCAATATCAGCACCCAGCCAAGCATATTTGCCTTCATCTGATATTCACGTGTCAAACAGTTACGGAACACCATCTATCAACTATGGAGAACCTGCTCCAGTTTACGGACCACCAGGGTACAGCAA GTGGTAA